CCCTGCTCCCGTTATCCACTGAGAATATGACGTTTCGCCGAGTGCCTTCACTGCGTCGTCAATTCCTGCGCTGTCCATAAGGCGCGAGAAAAATGCCGTGTCCAGTATGTGATTTTCCATACCCCGCAAACGTGCTACGGTGTATACGTAACTCACACCCAGCACCCCCTTACGCAAACAACCGCTTCAAGACTTCGGTCTCAATGTCAGCACGGGCATCCTCAATCAGCATGTCCCATGAACAATTTGTGTCAATGCGGTCATTCCTCAGCACAAAGCCGCCGCTTATCGGAAGCCTCTCAGGGCTGAGGGTAAGTGATGTGCTGTGTGATGCGTTGTAGCCGTCAAGCCATCTCTGGTCGAGGTGCTTCTCGTTAGTTCCGACAAACACGACTTCATGACCCGTAACTACTGCCTGAGCCATAAGCCTGTCAGCAAACTTGACGTACTTATCAGGTGCCATCTCCACGAGCTGCTTCAGCGAAGCCTCGAACGCTTCAGTAACCAGACGCTGGCGGACTCCGAGATCAACTCTCTTCGCGTCAAGCTCTGCTACGATTTCGCGCCTTCTGAGGACTTCGGGCTCTTCCTTCGCGAGACGTGCCGCGTATGCATCCTGGACAGCCTTGATTTCGGCGTTGACAGTGCGGCTTATCTCACGTACTTTCGCGTCGTTCTCTGCCTCGAGTGCTTTGATCTGTGCCTGTGATTCGGCTTTAATCTTTGCTTTTATGTCTGCAAGTGCCATCGTCAACACCTGCCCCGTTTAGCCTACCTGTACTCCCATGAGCATCAATATACTCGTCAGAAGCGCAAGGACTGCGTAGGTCTCGACCATTGCCGGGAGGATTATTGCTTTGCCCATTGCCTCAGGCTTCTTGCTGATCATCTGGATTGATGCTGCGGAAGTCTTGCCCTGCCAGATCGCTGAATACCAGCCGACTACTGCGATGGGAAGGCAGGACGCGAGAATCTGGAG
This region of Synergistaceae bacterium genomic DNA includes:
- a CDS encoding V-type ATP synthase subunit E — protein: MALADIKAKIKAESQAQIKALEAENDAKVREISRTVNAEIKAVQDAYAARLAKEEPEVLRRREIVAELDAKRVDLGVRQRLVTEAFEASLKQLVEMAPDKYVKFADRLMAQAVVTGHEVVFVGTNEKHLDQRWLDGYNASHSTSLTLSPERLPISGGFVLRNDRIDTNCSWDMLIEDARADIETEVLKRLFA